In the Agrococcus sp. Marseille-Q4369 genome, one interval contains:
- a CDS encoding cation diffusion facilitator family transporter — MSGSHGHSHAAAAGSRRLAVAFGITAALFAAQVVGSIVTGSLALLVDTVHMLTDVAGLGIALAAQRLVRAAPSGRRTWGLVRVEVLAAAAQAAALLIVALVVVVEGLRRIAEPTEVPGPLLLVFGAVGLAGNLVALAVLAGGRGSSLNLRAAFLEVVNDAIGSVAVIAAAVAIWLWGFQQADLIASALVAVLIVPRSIALLRDSGRILLESTPQELDLDDVRAHLMEVEHVISVHDLHASTLGTGLHQLTAHVVVEESCFADGHAPRVLDLLQECAAEHFPLSLEHATFQLEPPGHADHEPHLHA; from the coding sequence ATGTCGGGGTCCCACGGGCACAGCCACGCGGCTGCGGCCGGCTCGCGCCGGCTCGCGGTCGCGTTCGGCATCACGGCTGCGCTCTTCGCGGCGCAGGTCGTCGGCTCGATCGTCACGGGCTCGCTCGCGCTGCTCGTCGACACCGTGCACATGCTCACCGACGTCGCGGGGCTCGGCATCGCGCTCGCGGCGCAGCGGCTCGTGCGCGCCGCCCCGAGCGGGCGCCGCACGTGGGGGCTCGTGCGCGTCGAGGTGCTCGCCGCGGCCGCGCAAGCGGCGGCGCTGCTCATCGTCGCGCTCGTCGTGGTCGTCGAGGGCCTGCGCCGCATCGCCGAGCCGACCGAGGTGCCGGGGCCGCTGCTGCTCGTGTTCGGCGCGGTCGGGCTCGCGGGCAACCTCGTCGCGCTCGCGGTGCTCGCGGGCGGCCGCGGGTCGAGCCTCAACCTGCGGGCGGCGTTCCTCGAGGTCGTGAACGACGCGATCGGCTCGGTCGCGGTGATCGCGGCGGCCGTCGCCATCTGGCTGTGGGGCTTCCAGCAGGCCGACCTCATCGCGAGCGCGCTCGTCGCCGTGCTCATCGTGCCGCGCTCGATCGCGCTGCTGCGCGACAGCGGGCGGATCCTGCTCGAGTCGACGCCGCAGGAGCTCGACCTCGACGACGTGCGCGCGCACCTCATGGAGGTCGAGCACGTGATCTCGGTGCACGACCTGCACGCGTCGACGCTCGGCACGGGCCTGCACCAGCTCACGGCGCACGTCGTGGTCGAGGAGTCGTGCTTCGCCGACGGCCACGCGCCGCGCGTGCTCGACCTGCTGCAGGAGTGCGCGGCCGAGCACTTCCCGCTCTCGCTCGAGCACGCGACCTTCCAGCTCGAGCCGCCGGGCCACGCCGACCACGAGCCGCACCTCCACGCCTGA
- a CDS encoding aldehyde dehydrogenase family protein, which yields MTTTTKTTTRLDVPKTYKLFIGGAFPRSESGRVSEVRDGEGRFVANVAKASRKDAREAVRAARKAQPGWAGATAYNRGQVLYRVAEVLEGRKAQFVDELQRTESLSAARARAQVEEAIDLWVWHAGWTDKIAQVAGSANPVAGPYFNISVPEPTGVVAIVAPQSQGLLGLTSVVTPALVMGNAVVVVPAASSPLVAISLAEVLATSDLPGGVVNVLTGDPAELAPWLASHADVNALDLTGAGDLDWVALEVAAADTLKRVIRPEPGLAPETPQRILALTETKTVWHTKSRM from the coding sequence ATGACCACGACCACGAAGACGACCACGCGCCTCGACGTGCCGAAGACGTACAAGCTCTTCATCGGCGGCGCGTTCCCGCGCAGCGAGTCGGGGCGCGTGAGCGAGGTGCGCGACGGCGAGGGCCGCTTCGTCGCGAACGTCGCGAAGGCGTCGCGGAAGGATGCGCGCGAGGCGGTGCGCGCGGCCCGCAAGGCTCAGCCGGGCTGGGCGGGCGCGACCGCGTACAACCGCGGCCAGGTGCTCTACCGCGTCGCCGAGGTGCTCGAGGGCCGGAAGGCGCAGTTCGTCGACGAGCTGCAGCGCACCGAGAGCCTCTCGGCCGCGCGCGCTCGCGCGCAGGTCGAGGAGGCGATCGACCTGTGGGTGTGGCACGCCGGGTGGACCGACAAGATCGCGCAGGTCGCGGGCTCCGCGAACCCCGTCGCGGGCCCCTACTTCAACATCTCGGTGCCTGAGCCGACCGGTGTCGTCGCGATCGTCGCGCCGCAGTCGCAAGGGCTGCTCGGCCTCACATCGGTCGTCACACCCGCGCTCGTGATGGGCAACGCGGTCGTCGTCGTCCCCGCCGCGTCGTCGCCGCTCGTGGCGATCTCGCTCGCCGAGGTGCTCGCGACGAGCGACCTCCCAGGCGGCGTCGTCAACGTGCTCACGGGCGACCCGGCCGAGCTCGCGCCGTGGCTCGCGAGCCACGCCGACGTCAACGCGCTCGACCTCACGGGCGCGGGCGATCTCGACTGGGTCGCGCTCGAGGTCGCGGCGGCCGACACGCTCAAGCGCGTCATCCGCCCCGAGCCGGGCCTCGCGCCCGAGACGCCGCAGCGCATCCTCGCCCTGACGGAGACGAAGACCGTCTGGCACACCAAGTCGCGCATGTAG